The Mesorhizobium koreense genome includes a window with the following:
- a CDS encoding heme-dependent oxidative N-demethylase family protein produces the protein MPHFPAHTPYDGSSTPFTIGLKPLDPAAWIEVDGYLEAQLAEKGRLEAEHGASVFAAEPGTEAAQREVLSLLIEHLPARFPEIYRHTGDTMYIASSGRAVDLTKPGLPPLKIAARLVQEDLVLMRRGEEGWRICAASLSFPSSWSLAEKFGKPLREIHRPVPHFGHGTRSDDLIERMFDKLQGQLVERFNWSLQPDAGLYKPLSSMQRDDRAEKAVSRFPGIDPASVAFIRVERQTVRKLPVSGDVLFTIRIHLDPMSALRAHPERARIAASFAGQLAALERSELDYKGLAADRDRLVAALEAIASA, from the coding sequence TTGCCTCACTTTCCCGCCCACACGCCCTATGACGGCTCCTCGACGCCATTCACCATCGGACTGAAGCCACTTGATCCCGCGGCATGGATCGAGGTGGACGGCTATCTCGAAGCGCAGCTTGCCGAGAAGGGCCGGCTGGAGGCCGAGCATGGCGCGTCCGTCTTCGCCGCCGAACCCGGCACCGAGGCTGCGCAACGCGAAGTGCTGTCGCTACTGATCGAGCATCTGCCGGCGCGCTTTCCCGAGATCTACCGCCATACTGGCGACACGATGTACATCGCTTCATCGGGCCGCGCCGTCGATCTGACAAAGCCGGGCCTGCCGCCGCTGAAGATCGCGGCGCGGCTGGTGCAGGAAGATCTCGTGCTGATGCGCCGAGGCGAAGAAGGCTGGCGCATTTGCGCGGCCTCGCTATCCTTTCCTTCCTCGTGGTCGCTTGCCGAAAAATTCGGTAAGCCGCTCCGTGAAATCCACCGGCCTGTACCGCATTTCGGCCATGGGACCCGCTCCGACGACCTGATCGAGCGCATGTTCGATAAATTACAGGGGCAACTGGTCGAGCGCTTCAACTGGTCGCTTCAGCCCGACGCCGGTCTCTACAAGCCGCTCTCCTCAATGCAGCGCGACGACCGCGCCGAGAAAGCCGTCTCGCGGTTTCCCGGTATAGACCCCGCTTCCGTCGCCTTCATTCGTGTCGAGCGTCAGACCGTGCGCAAGCTACCTGTCTCCGGCGACGTCCTCTTCACGATCCGTATCCATCTCGATCCGATGTCGGCGCTTCGCGCCCATCCCGAACGGGCGAGGATCGCCGCGTCCTTCGCCGGGCAGCTTGCCGCGCTCGAACGATCCGAACTCGACTACAAGGGCCTTGCCGCCGACCGCGACCGGCTCGTCGCGGCGCTGGAAGCCATCGCCTCCGCCTGA
- a CDS encoding aminotransferase class IV family protein: MPVEGPIRDGNGAGFELIETMRWEPKSGFLRGDRHLARLRASAKALGFDEDPQDAMAKAQDTVAGSDVPLRVRLALSRHGTMTVKSEIYGPLPDSAVWRLKLAHTRLHSTDPLLRHKTSRRDAYTRARSEYGPDQTDEVLLANERGELCEGTITSLFTDFGEKMLLTPALSCGLLAGVLRAEMIDNGAAKEAVFSYDDLRSARAVFVGNSLRGLIPAKPVWDQD, encoded by the coding sequence ATGCCTGTTGAAGGCCCGATACGCGACGGGAACGGCGCCGGCTTCGAACTGATCGAGACGATGCGATGGGAGCCGAAAAGCGGCTTCCTGCGCGGCGACCGTCATCTGGCACGGCTGCGGGCATCGGCGAAAGCTCTCGGTTTCGACGAGGACCCGCAGGACGCCATGGCCAAGGCGCAGGACACGGTCGCCGGCTCGGACGTGCCGCTGCGTGTCCGGCTTGCGCTGTCCCGGCACGGAACGATGACAGTGAAGTCGGAAATATACGGACCTCTGCCGGACAGCGCCGTGTGGCGCCTGAAGCTTGCGCACACGCGCCTTCATTCGACCGATCCATTGCTGCGCCATAAGACGAGCCGCCGCGACGCCTATACGCGGGCCAGGTCCGAATACGGGCCCGACCAGACCGACGAGGTACTGCTTGCCAATGAGCGCGGTGAGTTGTGCGAGGGTACCATCACCTCCCTCTTTACCGATTTTGGCGAGAAGATGCTTTTGACTCCTGCCCTGTCCTGCGGCCTTCTGGCAGGCGTTCTTCGCGCCGAGATGATCGACAACGGCGCTGCGAAGGAGGCCGTTTTCAGTTACGATGATCTGCGTTCGGCCCGTGCCGTTTTCGTGGGCAACTCGCTGCGCGGGCTCATTCCGGCCAAGCCCGTCTGGGACCAGGACTGA
- a CDS encoding aminodeoxychorismate synthase component I, with product MSVATFPDPVATRRDAPRAEGQTAPFILFRDDFSGDSLLLREPEKIIVAERAEDFFSAMDEVQRAHDASKWLAGYLSYEAGYLLEPKLAPLLPPGRRTPLLVFGVFDAPSETEIPPRPMQAPMEATGGPIHDARTTWTFSDYKSRFDRVHRHLRQGDCYQANLTFPIKARWTGNPLPAFDALAARQKVRHGALVALGGPVILSRSPELFFRVDGEGWIETHPMKGTAPRGRTAEEDEQLKRFLMNDPKNQAENRMIVDLLRNDISLISEVGSLDVPELFRVESYATVHQMVSRVRAKLLPGLSIQRIFAALFPCGSITGAPKIRAMEILRELESTPRDAYCGAVGWIEPSGRMRFNVAIRTITLFPNGEATYNVGGGVVFDSTAEEEYAECLLKARYATGTAPASN from the coding sequence ATGAGCGTAGCCACGTTTCCAGACCCCGTCGCCACGCGGCGCGATGCTCCGAGAGCCGAGGGTCAGACCGCGCCTTTCATCCTGTTCAGGGACGATTTCTCTGGCGACAGTCTGCTCTTGCGGGAGCCGGAGAAAATCATCGTCGCGGAGCGGGCGGAAGACTTCTTTTCGGCGATGGACGAGGTCCAGCGGGCGCATGACGCAAGCAAATGGCTCGCCGGTTACCTCTCCTACGAGGCGGGCTATCTGCTGGAACCCAAACTGGCGCCTCTCCTGCCTCCTGGCCGTCGCACGCCGCTACTCGTATTCGGCGTATTCGATGCGCCTTCGGAAACAGAGATACCCCCTCGCCCGATGCAAGCGCCCATGGAGGCGACCGGCGGCCCGATCCACGACGCCCGTACTACCTGGACGTTCTCGGATTACAAATCGCGTTTCGACCGCGTGCACCGGCACCTGCGGCAGGGTGACTGCTATCAGGCCAACCTTACCTTTCCGATCAAGGCCCGCTGGACGGGCAATCCGCTGCCGGCTTTCGACGCATTGGCCGCGCGCCAGAAGGTCAGACATGGGGCACTGGTGGCGCTTGGCGGCCCGGTGATCCTTTCACGTTCGCCGGAACTGTTCTTCCGGGTCGACGGCGAGGGCTGGATCGAAACGCATCCGATGAAGGGCACGGCACCGCGCGGTCGGACGGCCGAAGAGGACGAGCAACTGAAACGCTTCCTCATGAACGACCCCAAGAACCAGGCCGAAAACCGCATGATCGTCGATCTGTTGCGCAATGACATTTCGCTGATCTCGGAAGTGGGCTCGCTCGACGTGCCGGAGCTTTTCCGCGTCGAGAGCTACGCCACGGTGCACCAGATGGTGAGTCGTGTGCGGGCAAAGCTGTTGCCCGGCCTGAGCATCCAGCGGATTTTCGCCGCGCTGTTTCCCTGCGGTTCGATCACGGGCGCCCCCAAGATCAGGGCGATGGAGATCCTGCGGGAACTCGAAAGCACGCCGCGCGATGCCTATTGCGGCGCCGTTGGCTGGATCGAGCCGAGCGGGCGCATGCGTTTCAACGTTGCCATACGCACGATCACCCTCTTCCCGAACGGGGAGGCAACCTACAATGTCGGTGGTGGAGTGGTCTTCGATTCCACCGCCGAGGAGGAATACGCCGAATGCCTGTTGAAGGCCCGATACGCGACGGGAACGGCGCCGGCTTCGAACTGA
- a CDS encoding M3 family oligoendopeptidase encodes MPKPLHAPKGAKAAVSATALGNLPEWNLADLYPSMDSIELKKDIERAGDEAVRFEERWKGTLSAEAARRAESRLGEAVRDYEAIQELIGRIVSYAGLIYAGDTSDPKRSKLYGDIQEKMTDASAHLIFFELELNNIDDAEMKAALKADKALAHYGPWVTDLRKDKPYQLEDRIEQLFHEKSITGRGAWNRLFDETMTALRFTVDGEELSLEPTLNLLQDADPEKRRKAAEALALVFKDNLRTFVLITNTLAKDKEISDRWRGFEDIADSRHLANRVEREVVDALASAVHDAYPRISHRYYAMKAKWLGTDRMNHWDRNAPLPQTPQTTIGWDEARNTVLSAYGAFAPEMADIARTFFDRHWIDAPVRPGKAPGAFAHPTVPSAHPYVLLNYMGKPRDVMTLAHELGHGVHQVLAARQGALMASTPLTLAETASVFGEMLTFRSLLERTRDKTERKAMLAQKVEDMINTVVRQIAFYEFERKVHAERRNGELTADRIGEFWLEVQAESLGPAIRLREGYETFWSYVPHFIHSPFYVYAYAFGDCLVNSLYAVYQNAEKGFQEKYFEMLKAGGTKHHKELLAPFGLDASDPAFWQKGLAVIEGLIDELEAME; translated from the coding sequence ATGCCTAAACCACTGCACGCGCCGAAGGGCGCCAAAGCGGCCGTATCGGCAACCGCTCTCGGCAATCTTCCGGAATGGAATCTCGCCGATCTCTACCCTTCGATGGATTCGATCGAGTTGAAAAAGGACATCGAGCGGGCGGGAGACGAAGCCGTCCGCTTCGAAGAGCGCTGGAAGGGAACGCTTTCCGCCGAGGCCGCACGGCGTGCGGAAAGCCGTCTCGGCGAGGCCGTCAGGGACTATGAGGCTATACAGGAATTGATCGGCCGCATCGTTTCCTATGCAGGCTTGATCTATGCCGGCGACACGTCCGATCCGAAACGGTCGAAGCTCTATGGCGACATCCAGGAAAAGATGACCGACGCGAGCGCGCATCTGATCTTCTTCGAGCTGGAGCTGAACAATATCGACGATGCCGAAATGAAGGCCGCGCTCAAGGCCGATAAGGCGCTTGCGCATTACGGGCCATGGGTGACCGATCTTCGCAAGGACAAGCCCTATCAACTCGAGGACCGCATCGAGCAGCTTTTCCATGAAAAGTCGATCACGGGCCGTGGTGCCTGGAACCGGCTCTTCGACGAGACGATGACGGCGCTGCGCTTCACCGTCGACGGCGAGGAACTGTCGCTCGAACCGACCTTGAACCTCCTACAGGACGCCGATCCGGAGAAGCGCCGCAAGGCGGCCGAGGCGCTGGCCCTGGTGTTCAAGGACAATCTCAGGACATTCGTCCTCATCACCAATACGCTTGCCAAGGACAAGGAGATTTCCGACCGCTGGCGCGGTTTCGAGGATATCGCCGATTCAAGGCATCTGGCGAACCGCGTCGAACGCGAGGTGGTCGATGCACTGGCGAGCGCCGTCCACGATGCCTATCCGCGCATCTCGCATCGCTACTATGCCATGAAGGCGAAATGGCTCGGCACGGACAGGATGAATCATTGGGACCGCAATGCCCCGCTGCCGCAGACGCCGCAAACCACCATCGGCTGGGACGAGGCGAGGAACACGGTCCTGTCGGCCTATGGCGCTTTCGCCCCGGAAATGGCCGATATCGCCCGCACCTTCTTCGACCGGCATTGGATCGACGCGCCCGTCAGGCCCGGCAAGGCACCGGGTGCATTCGCCCATCCCACCGTCCCCTCGGCCCATCCCTATGTGCTCCTGAACTACATGGGCAAGCCGCGCGACGTGATGACACTCGCTCACGAACTCGGCCACGGGGTGCATCAGGTGCTCGCCGCCAGGCAGGGCGCGCTGATGGCCTCGACGCCGCTGACGCTTGCCGAGACGGCGTCGGTGTTCGGCGAGATGCTGACCTTCCGCTCGCTTCTTGAGCGCACCCGCGACAAGACCGAGCGCAAGGCCATGCTGGCGCAGAAGGTGGAGGACATGATCAACACGGTCGTGCGTCAGATCGCCTTCTACGAGTTCGAGCGCAAGGTCCATGCTGAACGCCGCAACGGCGAACTGACGGCCGACCGCATCGGCGAGTTCTGGCTGGAGGTACAGGCCGAAAGCCTCGGTCCGGCCATCCGGCTGCGCGAGGGATACGAGACCTTCTGGTCCTACGTCCCGCACTTCATCCACTCGCCCTTCTACGTTTATGCCTATGCCTTCGGGGACTGCCTCGTGAATTCGCTCTACGCAGTCTATCAGAACGCCGAAAAGGGCTTTCAGGAGAAGTATTTCGAGATGCTGAAGGCAGGCGGCACCAAACATCACAAGGAACTGCTTGCCCCCTTCGGTCTCGACGCGTCCGACCCCGCTTTCTGGCAGAAGGGCCTCGCCGTCATCGAAGGACTGATCGACGAATTGGAGGCGATGGAATAA
- a CDS encoding sigma-54-dependent transcriptional regulator, with the protein MTGPILIVDDDPVQRRLLQAAVTKSGYEAVLAEGGEEALRLLDGNDVSVVILDLVMPDLGGIEVLRRMRDRGVFIPVIVQTSQGGIETVVTAMRNGAFDFVVKPASPERLQTAIANALKVEALGDEAKRARRPAGGTLTFKDLVTGGAAMERVVRLGRKAAASNIPILIEGESGVGKELVARAIQGSGERRNKPFVTVNCGAIPENLVESILFGHEKGAFTGATEKHTGKFVEAHTGTLFLDEIGDLPLDVQVKLLRAVQEGEVDPVGGRGSVKVDIRLVSATHRDLLQRVKDGQFREDLFYRLNVYPIHVPPLRDRREDIPALVDHFLARVGASGPARPVTGITPQALAVLKAYDWPGNIRQLENAVFRAVVLCETGTLGIDEFPQIRGQLDGFDLAGHMDAGEFPAEGGGADAPTPVLPSPDRDKASLDARTSAHFGILRALDDRGNVRSLADVELEMIQLAINRYGGQMSEVARRLGIGRSTLYRKLKEYGIDPDQNRSARMAS; encoded by the coding sequence ATGACCGGTCCTATCCTCATCGTCGACGACGATCCGGTGCAGCGGCGCCTGCTGCAGGCCGCCGTGACGAAATCCGGTTACGAGGCTGTGCTGGCCGAGGGCGGCGAGGAGGCGCTTAGGCTTCTCGACGGGAACGATGTCTCTGTCGTTATCCTCGACCTTGTCATGCCGGATCTCGGCGGTATCGAGGTGCTCAGGCGGATGCGCGACCGGGGCGTCTTCATCCCCGTCATCGTGCAGACCTCGCAAGGCGGCATCGAGACCGTGGTTACGGCGATGCGCAACGGCGCGTTCGATTTCGTGGTCAAGCCGGCTTCGCCGGAGCGTCTTCAAACGGCCATCGCCAACGCGCTCAAGGTCGAGGCGCTGGGCGACGAGGCCAAGCGCGCGCGCCGGCCCGCCGGCGGCACGCTGACCTTCAAGGATCTCGTCACCGGCGGCGCCGCCATGGAACGTGTGGTCCGGCTGGGGCGAAAGGCCGCCGCGTCGAACATCCCGATCCTCATCGAAGGCGAATCAGGCGTGGGCAAGGAACTGGTGGCGCGTGCCATCCAGGGCTCGGGCGAGCGCAGGAACAAGCCCTTTGTCACGGTCAATTGCGGCGCCATTCCTGAAAATCTTGTGGAAAGCATTCTGTTCGGTCACGAAAAGGGAGCCTTCACCGGCGCCACCGAAAAGCACACGGGCAAGTTCGTCGAGGCCCATACCGGAACGCTCTTCCTCGACGAGATCGGTGACCTGCCGCTCGACGTTCAGGTGAAGCTGCTGCGCGCCGTGCAGGAAGGGGAAGTCGATCCGGTCGGCGGGCGCGGTTCCGTGAAAGTGGATATTAGGCTGGTCTCGGCGACCCACCGCGACCTTCTGCAGCGCGTGAAGGACGGGCAGTTCCGCGAGGATCTCTTCTACCGGCTGAACGTGTACCCGATCCACGTGCCGCCGCTGCGCGACCGGCGGGAAGACATTCCGGCCCTGGTCGACCATTTCCTCGCGCGTGTCGGTGCGTCGGGACCGGCGAGACCGGTGACGGGCATAACGCCGCAGGCTCTCGCGGTGCTGAAGGCCTATGACTGGCCAGGCAATATCCGGCAGCTTGAAAACGCGGTGTTCCGCGCGGTCGTGCTGTGCGAGACGGGTACTCTGGGGATCGACGAGTTTCCGCAGATACGGGGCCAGCTCGACGGGTTCGATCTTGCCGGGCATATGGATGCCGGCGAGTTTCCGGCCGAAGGCGGTGGCGCGGATGCGCCGACCCCTGTTTTGCCTTCGCCGGATAGAGACAAAGCCTCGCTGGACGCCCGCACAAGCGCTCATTTCGGCATCCTCAGGGCTCTGGACGACCGCGGCAATGTGCGTTCGCTCGCCGATGTCGAGTTGGAGATGATCCAACTGGCGATCAACCGCTATGGCGGCCAGATGAGCGAAGTGGCGCGACGCCTCGGCATAGGACGCTCGACGCTTTACCGCAAGCTCAAGGAATACGGCATCGATCCCGACCAGAACCGTTCGGCCAGGATGGCCTCCTGA